One region of Streptomyces rishiriensis genomic DNA includes:
- a CDS encoding enoyl-CoA hydratase/isomerase family protein — translation MEPDLLHGVTDAVATVVLHHPAKRNAMTAAMWAALPPLLDTLAADPAVRALVLTGAGGTFCAGADISTLLGSPQEAQELAGRAEEALAAFPKPTLAAIRGHCVGGGAQLAAACDLRFAEDGARFGVTPAKLGIVYPSGATRRLVSLVGPATAKYLLFSGELIDTERALRTGLVDEVLPVDGLDERIAEFTRVLVSRSGLTQAAAKEFANGRTDRDAHWSAQARGSGDTGEGVAAFLERREPRFTWTTSV, via the coding sequence ATGGAGCCCGATCTGCTGCACGGCGTCACCGACGCCGTCGCCACCGTCGTCCTGCACCACCCGGCGAAACGCAACGCCATGACGGCCGCGATGTGGGCGGCGCTGCCCCCGTTGCTCGACACCCTGGCCGCCGACCCGGCGGTGCGGGCGCTGGTGCTGACCGGGGCGGGGGGCACCTTCTGCGCGGGGGCCGACATCTCCACGCTCCTGGGGTCGCCGCAGGAGGCCCAGGAGCTGGCCGGGCGAGCCGAGGAGGCCCTGGCGGCGTTCCCGAAGCCGACCCTGGCCGCGATCCGGGGGCACTGCGTCGGCGGTGGCGCCCAGCTCGCCGCGGCGTGCGACCTGCGGTTCGCCGAGGACGGCGCGCGGTTCGGGGTGACGCCGGCGAAGCTCGGGATCGTCTATCCGTCCGGCGCCACCCGGCGCCTGGTGTCCCTGGTGGGTCCGGCCACCGCCAAGTACCTGCTCTTCTCGGGTGAGTTGATCGACACCGAGCGGGCGCTGCGCACGGGTCTGGTCGACGAGGTGCTGCCCGTGGACGGACTCGACGAGCGGATCGCGGAGTTCACCCGGGTGCTGGTGTCCCGCTCGGGACTGACGCAGGCCGCCGCGAAGGAGTTCGCGAACGGCCGCACGGACCGGGACGCCCACTGGAGCGCACAGGCGCGCGGCAGCGGCGACACCGGGGAGGGCGTCGCCGCGTTCCTCGAGCGCAGGGAGCCGCGCTTCACCTGGACTACGTCAGTATGA
- a CDS encoding ATP-binding protein — MDDQGRGPDPRPAGTEGEPCESAAEAEPRPLPYEGVWRFTASAVDASVPQARHAVRDLLYRQGVPVGDDLAQGLLLIVSELVTNAVRHAAVLSPVLAVEVAVGAEWVRVSVEDNHPYRPTALEADHARTGGRGLLLVREITREAGGVCDVEHTSGGGKVIWAALPLKPVRVS, encoded by the coding sequence ATGGACGATCAAGGGCGCGGGCCCGACCCACGCCCGGCGGGGACCGAGGGCGAACCCTGCGAATCCGCTGCGGAGGCCGAGCCCCGGCCGCTGCCCTACGAAGGCGTCTGGCGGTTCACCGCGTCCGCCGTCGACGCCTCGGTCCCGCAGGCACGACACGCCGTGCGGGACCTGCTGTACCGCCAGGGAGTACCGGTCGGCGACGACCTGGCCCAGGGGCTCCTGCTGATCGTCTCCGAGCTGGTCACCAACGCCGTCCGGCACGCGGCGGTGCTGTCGCCGGTGCTCGCCGTGGAGGTCGCCGTCGGGGCCGAGTGGGTGCGCGTGTCGGTGGAGGACAACCACCCCTACCGCCCGACCGCCCTGGAGGCCGACCACGCTCGCACGGGCGGCCGGGGACTGCTGCTGGTGCGCGAGATCACCCGGGAGGCGGGCGGGGTCTGCGACGTGGAGCACACGTCGGGCGGCGGCAAGGTGATCTGGGCCGCCCTGCCGCTCAAGCCCGTACGGGTGTC